A region from the Dendropsophus ebraccatus isolate aDenEbr1 chromosome 1, aDenEbr1.pat, whole genome shotgun sequence genome encodes:
- the AP1M2 gene encoding AP-1 complex subunit mu-2 → MSASAVFVLDLKGKPLICRNYKGDINLAEIDHFMPLVVQREEEGNLTPLLIHGKVHFLWIKHSNLYLVALTNKNANAALVYSFLYKVVEVFTEYFKELEEESIRDNFVIVYELLDEVMDFGFPQTTESKILQEYITQQGNKLETAKSRVPTTVTNAVSWRSEGLKYKKNEVFIDVIESVNLLVNTNGSVLLSEIVGSVKLKVFLSGMPELRLGLNDRVLFELTGRNKNKTVELEDVKFHQCVRLSRFENDRTISFIPPDGDFELMSYRLNTQVKPLIWIESVIEKFSHSRLEIMVKAKGQFKKQSVANNVEISVPVPSDADSPKFKTSVGSAKYLPEKNVVVWTIKSFPGGKEYLMRAHFGLPSVETEELEGKPPISVKFEIPYFTVSGIQVRYMKIIEKSGYQALPWVRYITQSGDYQLRTN, encoded by the exons CCCCTCATCTGCCGGAATTATAAGGGGGACATTAATCTGGCGGAGATCGATCACTTCATGCCGCTGGTGGTCcagagggaggaagaagggaaccTGACGCCGCTTCTCATCCATGGGAAAGTGCATTTTTTGTGGATCAAGCACAGTAACCTCTACC TGGTTGCATTAACCAATAAGAACGCCAATGCAGCTCTGGTCTACTCCTTTCTGTATAAAGTGGTAGAG GTTTTTACCGAGTACTTCAAGGAGTTGGAAGAAGAAAGTATCCGAGATAATTTTGTCATTGTCTACGAGCTGCTGGACGAAGTGATGGATTTTGGGTTCCCTCAAACCACGGAAAGCAAGATTCTGCAAGA ATACATAACACAACAAGGTAACAAACTGGAGACCGCCAAGTCTCGGGTCCCCACCACCGTGACAAACGCAGTGTCCTGGAGGTCCGAAGGACTTAAGTACAAGAAGAACGAGGTCTTCATAGATGTCATTGAGTCAGTTAACTTACTG GTGAACACTAATGGTAGTGTTCTACTAAGTGAGATAGTGGGAAGTGTGAAACTCAAAGTCTTCCTCTCCGGGATGCCAGAGCTGAGGCTTGGATTGAACGACAGAGTCCTCTTCGAGCTAACAGGAC GTAATAAGAATAAGACTGTGGAACTTGAGGATGTGAAATTCCACCAGTGCGTCAGACTCTCCCGTTTCGAGAACGATCGCACCATCTCATTTATTCCTCCGGATGGTGACTTTGAGCTCATGTCTTACCGTCTGAATACGCAG GTGAAGCCTTTGATTTGGATTGAATCCGTCATAGAGAAGTTCAGCCACAGCCGACTGGAAATCATGGTGAAG GCTAAGGGTCAGTTTAAGAAGCAGTCCGTGGCGAATAACGTGGAGATTTCAGTGCCCGTTCCTAGCGATGCGGATTCTCCAAAATTCAAGACCAGTGTGGGCAGCGCCAAATACCTTCCTGAGAAAAATGTGGTGGTGTGGACCATCAAGTCCTTTCCA GGTGGGAAGGAGTATCTGATGAGGGCGCACTTCGGCCTACCCAGTGTGGAGACGGAAGAATTAGAAGGAAAACCTCCCATTAGTGTTAAATTCGAAATTCCTTATTTCACAGTGTCCGGTATCCAG GTCCGATACATGAAAATTATTGAAAAAAGTGGATACCAGGCGCTCCCGTGGGTCAGATACATAACTCAGAGTGGCG